Proteins encoded in a region of the Pseudomonas denitrificans (nom. rej.) genome:
- a CDS encoding DUF1289 domain-containing protein: MKSPCIKVCEFEEGICLGCGRSREEIKAWKRVDHLGQEAILAEADMRLLVLEAQGKRLYR, translated from the coding sequence GTGAAGAGTCCGTGCATCAAGGTCTGCGAGTTCGAAGAGGGCATCTGCCTAGGCTGCGGCCGCAGCCGTGAGGAAATCAAGGCGTGGAAGCGTGTCGACCACCTGGGCCAGGAGGCGATCCTGGCCGAGGCGGACATGCGTCTGCTGGTGCTGGAGGCGCAGGGCAAGCGGCTATACCGCTGA
- a CDS encoding glucokinase — protein sequence MISNNAQPASNGFALVGDIGGTNARFALWRGEVLESIQVLACADYPRPEDAVRDYLQRVGQPLSAVDNVCLACAGPVGAGDFKFTNNHWVIKRDAFRAELGLSHLLLVNDFSTMAWAASRLSEEHLVQVRPGKALEGRAKLIIGPGTGLGVGSLMPLPGGGWEVLPCEGGHVDLPVTSERDFALWQLLREKYGHVSAERVLSGSGLENLYRMSCQLDGVEPKCATAAEIGERAMAGDAYADAVLEHFFVWLARVAGNAVLTVGALGGVYITGGIVPRFLERFQRSGFAEAFRSRGKTSGPYLDPVPVWVMTADHPGLFGAGVALEQALRNEG from the coding sequence ATGATTTCCAACAACGCTCAGCCCGCCTCGAACGGCTTCGCCCTGGTCGGCGACATCGGCGGCACCAACGCCCGCTTCGCCCTGTGGCGCGGTGAAGTCCTCGAGTCCATCCAGGTCCTGGCCTGCGCCGACTACCCGCGCCCGGAAGATGCCGTGCGCGACTACCTGCAGCGCGTCGGCCAGCCGCTGTCGGCTGTCGACAACGTCTGCCTGGCCTGCGCCGGCCCCGTTGGCGCCGGCGACTTCAAGTTCACCAACAACCACTGGGTGATCAAACGCGACGCCTTCCGTGCCGAACTGGGCCTGAGTCACCTGCTGCTGGTGAACGACTTCAGCACCATGGCCTGGGCGGCTTCGCGGCTGTCGGAGGAACACCTGGTGCAGGTGCGTCCCGGCAAGGCACTGGAAGGCCGCGCCAAGCTGATCATCGGTCCGGGCACCGGCCTGGGTGTCGGCAGCCTGATGCCGCTGCCGGGTGGCGGCTGGGAAGTGCTGCCCTGCGAAGGCGGCCACGTCGACCTGCCGGTGACCTCCGAACGTGACTTCGCCCTCTGGCAACTGCTGCGCGAGAAGTACGGCCATGTCTCGGCCGAGCGCGTGCTCTCCGGCAGCGGCCTGGAAAACCTCTACCGCATGAGCTGTCAGCTCGATGGTGTGGAGCCGAAATGCGCGACTGCCGCCGAAATCGGTGAGCGCGCCATGGCTGGCGACGCCTACGCCGACGCGGTGCTGGAACACTTCTTCGTCTGGCTGGCGCGGGTCGCCGGCAACGCTGTGCTGACGGTCGGTGCGCTGGGTGGCGTGTACATCACCGGCGGCATCGTCCCGCGCTTCCTCGAACGCTTCCAGCGCAGCGGCTTCGCCGAGGCCTTCCGCAGCCGTGGCAAGACCAGCGGGCCGTACCTCGACCCGGTTCCGGTGTGGGTCATGACGGCGGATCATCCGGGCCTGTTCGGCGCCGGCGTCGCCCTGGAACAGGCGCTGCGCAACGAAGGCTGA
- the gap gene encoding type I glyceraldehyde-3-phosphate dehydrogenase → MTIRLAINGFGRIGRNVLRALYSGPYRQHLQVVAINDLGDAAINAHLFQYDSVHGRFAGHVEHDAESLRVEGDRIAVTAIRHPAELPWKALGVDIVLECTGLFTSRDKAAAHLQAGAHQVLISAPGQDVDATVVFGVNEGTLRAEHRIVSNASCTTNCLAPVAQVLHRELGIEHGLMTTIHAYTNDQNLSDVYHSDPYRARSATQSMIPTRTGAAEAVGLVLPELAGKLTGLAVRVPVINVSLVDLTLQVARDTSAQEVNALLERASERSTILGFNRQPLVSVDFNHDPRSGIFDASHTRVNGRLVKVMAWYDNEWGFSNRMLDTARAMAAARG, encoded by the coding sequence ATGACTATACGCCTGGCAATCAACGGATTTGGCCGCATCGGTCGGAACGTACTCCGCGCGCTCTACTCGGGCCCCTACCGCCAGCACCTGCAAGTGGTGGCGATCAACGACCTGGGCGACGCCGCGATCAACGCCCACCTGTTCCAGTACGACAGCGTGCATGGGCGCTTCGCCGGCCACGTCGAGCACGACGCCGAAAGCCTCAGGGTAGAGGGCGACCGCATTGCCGTCACGGCGATCCGCCATCCGGCCGAGTTGCCGTGGAAGGCCCTGGGGGTGGATATCGTGCTGGAGTGCACCGGCCTTTTCACCTCCCGCGACAAGGCTGCGGCTCACCTGCAGGCCGGCGCGCACCAGGTGCTGATCTCCGCGCCCGGCCAGGACGTGGACGCCACCGTGGTGTTCGGCGTCAACGAAGGCACCCTGCGCGCGGAGCACCGCATAGTCTCCAACGCCTCCTGCACCACCAACTGCCTGGCACCGGTGGCCCAGGTGCTGCACCGCGAGCTGGGCATCGAACACGGGCTGATGACCACCATCCACGCCTATACCAACGACCAGAACCTTTCCGACGTCTACCACAGCGACCCGTACCGCGCGCGCTCGGCCACTCAGTCGATGATCCCGACCAGAACCGGCGCCGCCGAAGCCGTTGGCCTGGTGCTGCCGGAACTGGCGGGCAAGCTGACGGGCCTGGCGGTGCGGGTGCCGGTGATCAACGTGTCGCTGGTGGACCTCACGCTGCAGGTCGCCCGCGACACCAGCGCCCAGGAGGTCAATGCACTGCTGGAGCGCGCCAGCGAGCGCTCGACGATCCTCGGCTTCAACCGCCAGCCGCTGGTCTCGGTGGACTTCAACCACGACCCGCGCTCGGGCATCTTCGACGCCAGCCACACGCGGGTGAATGGCCGGCTGGTGAAGGTGATGGCCTGGTACGACAACGAATGGGGCTTCTCCAACCGCATGCTGGATACGGCGCGGGCGATGGCTGCGGCACGCGGCTGA